A DNA window from bacterium contains the following coding sequences:
- the arsM gene encoding arsenite methyltransferase, whose product MELLNIREIVREKYGEAARGESCCGTAGCCGATNVDDIATAIGYAEEDLKAVPDGANLGLGCGNPLQFAEVVPGETILDLGSGAGFDAFLAARKVGPTGKVIGVDMTPDMLAKARANAETINAANVEFREGIIEQLPVGANSVDLVISNCVINLSVDKPRVFSEIARVLKPGGRMLVSDLVLNRPLSPELKNNVEAYVGCVSGASLKEEYLHYARAAGLINVEIVNEIQYDVGLDSIGDALRNEALEAVASVKVRAYKPLDCGCAPGCCG is encoded by the coding sequence ATGGAACTTTTGAACATTCGCGAAATTGTGCGCGAGAAGTATGGCGAGGCGGCACGCGGTGAAAGCTGCTGCGGCACGGCGGGGTGCTGCGGCGCAACCAATGTGGATGATATCGCCACGGCGATCGGCTATGCCGAAGAAGACTTGAAGGCCGTGCCCGACGGCGCGAACTTAGGTTTGGGCTGCGGCAATCCGCTGCAGTTCGCCGAAGTTGTGCCGGGCGAAACGATACTTGATTTGGGGAGCGGCGCGGGCTTTGATGCATTTCTCGCGGCGCGCAAGGTCGGGCCGACCGGCAAAGTCATCGGCGTGGACATGACGCCGGATATGCTGGCCAAGGCGCGCGCGAACGCCGAAACGATCAATGCCGCGAATGTGGAGTTTCGCGAGGGCATCATTGAACAGCTTCCGGTCGGCGCGAATTCGGTGGATTTGGTGATCTCGAATTGCGTGATTAATCTGTCGGTGGATAAACCGCGCGTGTTTTCTGAAATCGCACGCGTGTTGAAACCCGGCGGCAGAATGCTCGTTTCCGATCTCGTGCTGAATCGCCCGTTGTCGCCGGAACTGAAGAACAATGTCGAAGCCTATGTCGGCTGCGTCTCCGGTGCATCGTTGAAAGAAGAATATTTGCACTACGCGCGCGCGGCGGGTTTGATCAATGTTGAAATCGTCAACGAGATTCAATACGATGTCGGTCTCGACAGCATCGGCGACGCGCTGCGCAACGAAGCGCTCGAAGCGGTCGCATCGGTGAAGGTGCGCGCCTACAAACCGCTCGATTGCGGCTGTGCGCCGGGGTGTTGCGGATAG
- a CDS encoding winged helix-turn-helix transcriptional regulator codes for MQNAPEFTIHPPDNSLEDTELAKLARALGHPHRVAILRFLLSSPGCIVGDIVEQLPVAPSTVSQHLRKLKEAGWIRGEIDGPKICYCIDPKAIARFRKVFEGLTESCC; via the coding sequence ATGCAAAACGCCCCTGAGTTTACCATCCATCCTCCCGACAATAGCCTGGAGGATACCGAGCTGGCCAAGCTGGCCCGGGCATTAGGTCACCCGCACCGGGTGGCTATTCTGCGGTTCTTGTTAAGCTCGCCCGGCTGCATCGTGGGGGATATTGTCGAGCAGTTGCCGGTCGCCCCTTCAACGGTGTCGCAGCATTTGCGCAAGCTGAAGGAAGCGGGCTGGATTCGCGGCGAGATTGACGGCCCGAAGATCTGCTACTGCATAGATCCGAAAGCCATCGCGCGTTTTCGCAAGGTCTTTGAGGGGCTGACCGAAAGCTGTTGTTAG
- a CDS encoding VOC family protein, with protein sequence MGCLKGLSEVILYVENMQEMVEFYRDAMGLTIAQPAGVTDFRRQEWIELDTGVCRLCLHSGGKRRVGQDSASIVFRVNDLEVARDELTERGVPMGEPRMVAPNIWICEGEDPEGNRFSIEYVGQKQAQHG encoded by the coding sequence ATGGGCTGCTTAAAGGGACTTTCCGAAGTGATTCTGTATGTCGAGAATATGCAGGAAATGGTGGAATTTTACCGGGATGCCATGGGTTTAACCATTGCTCAACCGGCTGGGGTGACGGATTTTCGGCGGCAGGAGTGGATTGAGCTCGACACCGGGGTCTGTCGCCTCTGCCTCCATTCGGGCGGTAAGCGGCGCGTTGGTCAGGACTCTGCCTCGATCGTATTTCGGGTCAATGACCTGGAGGTGGCACGGGACGAGCTGACCGAGCGTGGGGTGCCGATGGGCGAACCGCGGATGGTGGCACCAAACATCTGGATCTGCGAGGGCGAGGACCCGGAGGGCAATCGGTTTTCGATTGAGTATGTTGGTCAGAAGCAGGCTCAGCATGGTTAG
- a CDS encoding DUF1697 domain-containing protein: MRTYIILLRGVMPTGKNRVPMAQLREVLTQAGYGNARTYIASGNALVDSNKSPREIEADVQHLIKKHIGPELAVVVRSAAELQKVLDENPFGKGYDIARVFFMQFQSAPAAAKIKELLAQDYGEEELAITKRAAYLYIPGSAARSKLSNNFLEKKIGVAATTRNFNTMSKLIELAQEN, translated from the coding sequence GTGCGAACCTACATTATTTTGTTGCGCGGCGTGATGCCGACGGGCAAGAACCGCGTGCCGATGGCGCAGTTGCGCGAGGTGTTGACGCAAGCGGGTTACGGCAATGCGCGAACCTACATTGCGAGCGGCAACGCTCTTGTAGATTCGAACAAAAGTCCGCGCGAGATTGAAGCCGACGTGCAACACCTAATCAAGAAGCACATTGGCCCGGAACTCGCGGTTGTCGTGCGCTCGGCGGCGGAGTTGCAGAAGGTGCTGGACGAGAATCCGTTCGGCAAGGGATACGACATCGCGCGGGTGTTCTTCATGCAATTTCAATCTGCGCCCGCGGCGGCGAAAATCAAAGAGCTGCTCGCGCAGGATTACGGTGAGGAAGAACTTGCCATCACCAAACGCGCGGCCTATCTCTATATTCCCGGAAGTGCGGCACGCAGTAAACTGAGTAACAATTTTCTCGAGAAGAAAATCGGCGTGGCGGCCACCACGCGCAATTTCAACACCATGAGCAAGCTGATTGAGTTGGCTCAAGAGAACTAA